Proteins from a single region of Nitrososphaerales archaeon:
- a CDS encoding DNA repair exonuclease: MPKFAHMADVHLGAHREPHLQRLEMEAFQAAMSRCIELDVDFVLICGDLFHVGIPDLGIVDSAIKVMIRAQEQGIPIYAIYGSHDYTPNGTSVIDILNTVGVLTNVFRPKMDSGRLKLGLTVDKKTGAKIAGISARKVGLESRYYEILDRAAIEEERGFRVFAFHSGITQFRPANLKEMETVDISLFPRGLDYYAGGHIHQRGEFSLSGYDRIVFPGPLFTGYGRDLEDTARGAERGFYVVDFDDKVKGTSFIPIQTFGSLYKEYDLGGANAVEANRRVGEDLGRLDVSGKVVVIKAYGELAGGRVADVDFGRMKLGLMGRGALYVHLNRSSLTSRESGKPAAAGEDPATTEEKFFESRIGSVKVSAPGLKGHSGSLLGKELLRLLRQPPKMGEAKRDYQTRMVRDGARMMKLEEVHT; encoded by the coding sequence TTGCCGAAGTTCGCCCATATGGCAGACGTCCACCTCGGGGCACACAGGGAACCTCACCTCCAGAGGCTCGAAATGGAGGCTTTCCAGGCTGCGATGTCAAGGTGCATCGAGCTGGACGTCGATTTCGTTCTGATCTGCGGGGACCTCTTCCACGTGGGAATACCAGACCTCGGGATCGTCGACTCCGCCATCAAGGTAATGATCAGGGCGCAGGAACAAGGAATACCAATCTACGCGATTTACGGCAGTCACGACTACACGCCGAACGGGACGTCGGTCATAGACATCCTGAACACCGTCGGCGTCCTGACTAACGTGTTCAGGCCGAAGATGGACTCTGGGAGGCTGAAGCTCGGACTGACTGTCGACAAGAAGACGGGCGCCAAGATTGCTGGCATCTCTGCTAGGAAGGTCGGGCTGGAGAGCAGGTACTACGAAATCCTCGACAGAGCGGCGATTGAGGAAGAGCGCGGCTTCAGAGTATTCGCTTTCCACAGCGGGATTACGCAGTTCAGGCCTGCCAACCTGAAAGAGATGGAGACGGTGGATATCTCGCTCTTCCCGAGGGGCCTCGACTACTACGCAGGTGGCCACATACACCAGAGGGGTGAGTTCAGCTTGTCGGGATACGACAGGATTGTGTTTCCAGGGCCGCTGTTCACAGGCTACGGCAGGGACCTCGAGGATACGGCCCGGGGCGCGGAGAGGGGGTTCTACGTGGTCGACTTCGATGACAAGGTGAAGGGTACGTCATTCATCCCAATTCAGACCTTCGGGAGTCTGTACAAGGAGTACGACCTAGGAGGGGCCAACGCAGTCGAGGCGAACAGAAGGGTTGGTGAAGACCTAGGACGATTGGATGTGTCGGGAAAGGTCGTTGTCATCAAGGCGTACGGCGAGCTTGCGGGAGGGAGGGTCGCTGACGTCGATTTTGGAAGGATGAAGCTCGGATTGATGGGGAGAGGCGCGCTCTACGTTCACTTGAACAGGAGCAGCCTGACCTCTAGGGAGTCTGGCAAGCCCGCCGCAGCCGGCGAGGACCCGGCAACGACTGAGGAGAAGTTCTTCGAGAGCCGGATAGGGAGCGTGAAGGTGTCTGCCCCCGGCCTCAAGGGCCACAGCGGCTCGCTTCTCGGCAAGGAGCTGCTTCGCTTGTTACGGCAGCCACCGAAGATGGGCGAAGCGAAGAGAGACTACCAGACTCGCATGGTCAGGGACGGCGCGAGGATGATGAAACTGGAGGAGGTGCATACTTGA
- a CDS encoding helix-turn-helix domain-containing protein, producing the protein MSAITEYTRRIPQEVRSILEVLGEPSRMGLLKALAEKRELSFRELQGLARPLNASTLTYHLKALMKAGLVENHYRKVAGKGDYSFYQLTGLAKEFMKRLGIA; encoded by the coding sequence ATGTCAGCGATAACAGAGTACACGAGACGGATTCCGCAAGAGGTCAGGAGCATCCTTGAGGTCCTCGGGGAGCCGAGCAGGATGGGCTTGCTCAAGGCACTGGCAGAGAAGAGAGAGCTCTCCTTCAGAGAACTGCAGGGGCTCGCCAGGCCGCTGAACGCTAGCACGCTGACCTACCACCTGAAGGCTCTGATGAAGGCAGGGCTCGTAGAGAACCACTACAGGAAGGTGGCGGGAAAGGGCGACTACTCGTTCTACCAGCTCACAGGACTGGCCAAGGAATTCATGAAGCGACTCGGCATCGCCTAG
- a CDS encoding Nre family DNA repair protein, with protein sequence MPKRITWLSSVLPASVTGLEEEAARSIEVVESPPAWMCLRCRGTKLLCGKTRCPIIVKAQSMAKLGDSISGPMIEGSSPPGVFVGRLGYPRVSIGPMVPPRYGDTSVLDTPEEWLGKPIEQIVDYRYSLVRGNSRATVTDAKNPDRFLSTLQELAMADRPVDAELKLTKAPRKILTLSEDTQPYGPSAPLDKFKLGNARVDRRIEKAHYDRNLKAAGAIEELYSKGVLVTRIQKAFSLGMFGEGGKRRIVPTRWSITAVDSSVSLGLIEKVKHNPTIDEYRVYSFRVYDNQYVAILMPEPWRFEWIEAWFPNTTWNQFTNEPYMIGDYEEHFGRTTYAKVGGCYYSTRLAVTEALDRERRQAAAVVLRETYPGYIMPLGVWNVRESIRALMKQKWEGHDTFRGAMKSALARLSISKTKWMRESVLISRELTQTKITSY encoded by the coding sequence TTGCCGAAGAGGATAACCTGGCTCTCAAGCGTCCTGCCTGCGAGCGTCACCGGCCTCGAGGAGGAAGCTGCGAGGTCTATCGAGGTAGTCGAGTCGCCCCCTGCTTGGATGTGCCTCCGGTGTCGGGGAACCAAGCTGCTCTGCGGGAAGACCAGGTGCCCCATCATCGTCAAGGCGCAGTCGATGGCGAAGCTGGGAGACTCCATCTCCGGGCCGATGATCGAGGGGTCGTCGCCGCCGGGCGTTTTCGTGGGCAGGCTGGGATACCCGAGGGTCTCGATAGGGCCGATGGTCCCTCCTAGATACGGCGACACCTCAGTGCTGGACACGCCGGAGGAGTGGCTGGGCAAGCCCATCGAGCAGATAGTCGACTACAGGTATTCGCTAGTCAGGGGGAACTCCAGGGCCACAGTGACCGACGCAAAAAATCCTGACAGGTTCCTCTCCACACTGCAGGAGCTCGCCATGGCGGACAGGCCGGTCGACGCCGAGCTGAAGCTCACGAAGGCACCGCGCAAGATTCTGACGCTGAGCGAAGACACCCAGCCGTACGGTCCCTCGGCCCCGCTGGACAAGTTCAAGCTGGGTAACGCGCGAGTTGACAGAAGAATCGAGAAGGCACACTACGACAGGAACCTGAAAGCAGCGGGAGCGATCGAGGAGCTCTACTCGAAGGGGGTGCTGGTCACGAGGATCCAGAAGGCCTTCAGCTTGGGCATGTTCGGCGAGGGAGGTAAGAGGCGCATCGTCCCCACTAGGTGGAGCATCACGGCTGTCGACAGCTCCGTCAGCTTGGGCTTGATCGAGAAGGTCAAGCACAATCCAACGATTGACGAGTACAGAGTGTATTCGTTCAGGGTCTACGACAACCAGTATGTCGCGATATTGATGCCCGAGCCGTGGAGGTTCGAGTGGATTGAGGCTTGGTTCCCGAACACGACTTGGAACCAATTCACGAACGAACCGTACATGATCGGAGACTATGAGGAGCACTTCGGCAGGACGACGTACGCGAAGGTCGGAGGATGCTACTATTCGACGAGACTGGCCGTTACCGAGGCGCTCGACCGGGAGAGGAGGCAGGCTGCGGCTGTCGTCCTTAGGGAGACGTATCCAGGCTACATAATGCCCCTTGGCGTGTGGAACGTCAGGGAGAGCATCAGGGCGCTCATGAAGCAGAAGTGGGAGGGGCACGACACCTTCAGGGGCGCGATGAAGTCGGCGCTGGCAAGGTTATCGATATCAAAGACCAAGTGGATGAGGGAGAGCGTCCTCATCTCCAGGGAACTGACGCAGACGAAGATTACCAGTTACTGA
- a CDS encoding AAA family ATPase, giving the protein MIIKRLDLENIRSYRQATVGFPLGKTLFEGDIGSGKSTLLMAIEFAFFGFGTEAGASMLRAGSTEGAVAMVFEADGGEYRVERRLVRKGKHVQQTDCTLKTPEGQLDLSPSELKEKMLEVLQFNEVPDPKAQSWIYRYAVYTPQEEMKAVLGLSPDLRLQVLRRAFRIEDYKIAAENAAELAREVRRKAGEFEGMARGAQELRSSLEESERQGKLETRKAEDVKKKQSQMVAELEKIKMEREQLREQELDLERTDAEIKLHERRAEERGEVAAEETEGTREVATKIESLELSIGRLKKLKPPYRLTASELESRAESLQDKVVKLTALDATLTSKIDDYQSIMKGGKCPVCDRPVDSREYVDREKAKRAEQKHVASELHETRSEEKEMRQLSKRTREYELEIKKLEDLELDLKRHKVELKRRTERAAKAEEEARLAKLKAKEFSAKAVPLARVAQKLTVAERTLEATEKELRELRDVGSRLTEKLEMMKDRQDEMRDEIARKEEAARRRDVLQEHELWLADYFVPTLQLIEMSVMQSLNQEFDSLFQKWFSALVDDPGKEVRVDESFTPIVSQDGYEQDVYFLSGGEKTSVSLAYRLALNTLVQRVSTTMKSNILILDEPTDGFSREQLGSVREVLDEIECAQVIVVSHEKELESFADQVYKVVKENGASRVVQGGA; this is encoded by the coding sequence TTGATCATCAAGCGCCTGGATTTGGAAAACATCAGGAGCTACAGACAAGCAACCGTGGGATTCCCCCTCGGGAAGACTCTCTTCGAAGGGGACATCGGCTCGGGGAAGTCTACCCTCCTGATGGCCATCGAATTCGCCTTCTTCGGGTTCGGCACGGAGGCCGGAGCTTCGATGCTCAGGGCTGGCTCGACAGAGGGAGCCGTGGCCATGGTCTTCGAGGCCGATGGGGGGGAGTACAGGGTGGAGAGGAGACTGGTGAGGAAAGGAAAGCACGTCCAGCAGACGGACTGCACTCTGAAGACGCCAGAGGGGCAGCTGGACCTCTCGCCTTCCGAGCTGAAGGAGAAGATGCTGGAGGTCCTCCAGTTCAACGAGGTTCCAGACCCCAAGGCGCAGAGCTGGATCTACAGGTATGCAGTCTACACGCCGCAGGAGGAGATGAAGGCCGTGCTCGGGCTGAGTCCCGACCTCAGACTGCAGGTCCTCAGGAGGGCGTTCAGAATCGAGGACTACAAGATAGCCGCAGAGAACGCTGCCGAACTCGCGAGGGAGGTCAGAAGGAAGGCCGGCGAGTTCGAAGGGATGGCTCGGGGCGCTCAGGAGCTGAGATCGAGCCTGGAGGAATCGGAGAGACAGGGGAAGCTCGAGACAAGGAAGGCAGAGGATGTCAAGAAGAAGCAGAGTCAGATGGTAGCGGAGCTTGAGAAGATCAAGATGGAGAGGGAGCAGCTGCGCGAGCAGGAACTGGATCTCGAGCGGACAGACGCGGAGATTAAGCTTCACGAGAGAAGGGCTGAAGAGAGGGGCGAAGTCGCCGCCGAGGAGACGGAAGGCACCCGCGAAGTCGCTACCAAGATCGAGTCCCTCGAACTCTCGATCGGCCGTCTGAAGAAACTGAAGCCTCCTTACCGCCTGACAGCTTCCGAACTGGAGAGCAGGGCGGAAAGCCTCCAGGACAAGGTGGTGAAGCTGACTGCGCTCGATGCGACTCTGACTTCGAAGATAGACGACTACCAGAGCATCATGAAAGGCGGGAAGTGTCCGGTCTGTGACAGACCTGTGGATTCGCGCGAGTACGTCGACAGGGAGAAGGCGAAGAGGGCCGAACAGAAACATGTGGCATCGGAGCTACACGAGACAAGATCGGAAGAGAAGGAGATGCGACAGCTTTCGAAGAGGACCAGGGAGTACGAACTGGAAATCAAGAAACTGGAAGACCTGGAGCTGGATCTCAAGCGGCACAAGGTTGAGCTGAAACGAAGGACTGAGAGAGCCGCGAAGGCCGAGGAAGAGGCCAGGCTTGCCAAGCTCAAAGCGAAGGAGTTTTCGGCGAAGGCTGTTCCCCTCGCCCGTGTAGCGCAGAAGCTCACCGTTGCGGAACGAACCCTGGAGGCGACGGAGAAGGAGTTGAGGGAGTTGAGGGATGTCGGTTCGAGGCTGACCGAGAAGCTGGAGATGATGAAGGATAGACAGGATGAGATGCGGGACGAGATAGCGAGAAAGGAAGAAGCGGCGCGAAGGAGGGACGTGTTGCAGGAGCACGAGTTATGGCTGGCCGACTATTTCGTTCCGACTCTGCAACTCATCGAGATGAGCGTGATGCAGAGCCTCAACCAAGAATTCGATTCGTTGTTCCAGAAATGGTTCAGCGCGCTGGTCGACGACCCTGGAAAGGAGGTAAGGGTCGACGAGAGCTTCACTCCCATAGTCTCCCAGGACGGATACGAACAGGACGTGTACTTCCTCAGCGGAGGGGAGAAGACGAGCGTGTCGCTCGCCTACAGGCTGGCTCTGAACACCTTGGTGCAGAGGGTCTCGACAACGATGAAGTCGAACATACTCATCCTCGACGAGCCCACTGACGGTTTCAGCAGGGAGCAGCTTGGCAGCGTCAGGGAGGTCTTGGACGAGATTGAGTGCGCCCAAGTAATAGTGGTTTCGCACGAGAAGGAGCTGGAGAGCTTCGCGGACCAGGTCTACAAAGTGGTCAAGGAGAACGGGGCTTCCAGGGTTGTGCAGGGCGGGGCGTAG
- a CDS encoding universal stress protein gives MDERSSPSQKSESEHPSQEGFRKILVGFDGSEHSTEALGVACVLARKYDAGVVVVNVFSSPVYAAMGTMIPVAGMEAVEETAKKRAEELVGKAVGIAKGEGAEVTGEVLKAASAVQAITEYALANDIDLIVLGTRGLTGFKRMLLGSVSSGVVTHAHCSVLVVR, from the coding sequence ATGGATGAAAGGTCGAGTCCATCTCAGAAAAGTGAGTCTGAGCATCCGAGCCAGGAAGGATTCAGGAAGATACTGGTTGGGTTCGACGGGTCGGAACACTCCACCGAGGCTCTCGGCGTTGCCTGCGTGCTGGCTAGGAAGTATGACGCGGGAGTTGTCGTGGTCAACGTCTTCTCCTCGCCAGTCTATGCAGCTATGGGAACCATGATACCCGTTGCCGGCATGGAGGCCGTAGAAGAAACCGCGAAGAAGAGGGCCGAAGAGTTAGTAGGTAAGGCAGTCGGCATCGCCAAAGGGGAAGGGGCCGAGGTGACAGGGGAAGTGCTGAAGGCGGCGTCTGCTGTCCAAGCCATAACCGAGTACGCCCTTGCGAACGACATCGACCTCATAGTCCTCGGCACAAGGGGTCTGACGGGGTTCAAGAGGATGTTGCTGGGCAGCGTATCGAGCGGAGTTGTCACGCACGCACACTGCTCAGTTCTTGTTGTGAGATGA
- a CDS encoding site-specific integrase: MGKNPDEVLEMERHELRESVQDFVDEKGRRSGETGNLARAALGAFLRSNGFDGGDKGVIQIRGFFSPARKAIEMSDYVPSREEIYRMANAGRVNNLRDRAVILFLYASGLRQGTLRGLRYVDVREELEGGTIPLKVPVYPEMKKVVPDACKGAVPYYTFITKEAADELKVYLAEVQAQAGKLTDGDVLFNGWKHNRPIRENRGPMGRSTMERIVKEAALRAGIERWADVHPHCLRKAFESVLREENSDGRRLDTKTQEFLMGHILPGAQENYYDRSKVEWLRKEYAKLDFSATPSFSRGEVLGAIRREMLATRYSEEELGQMGDLSGLTTEQFVEALNRKALSRQKVVPAGEVRAMVEEGWEYVAQLPDGSVIMRLAGSRPQLRAE; the protein is encoded by the coding sequence GTGGGGAAGAACCCCGACGAGGTGCTGGAGATGGAGAGGCACGAGCTGAGGGAGAGCGTGCAGGACTTCGTGGACGAGAAGGGCAGGAGAAGCGGGGAGACGGGGAACCTGGCGAGGGCGGCGCTGGGCGCCTTCCTGCGGTCCAACGGGTTTGACGGGGGCGACAAGGGAGTCATCCAAATCCGGGGCTTCTTCTCCCCTGCCAGAAAGGCCATCGAGATGTCAGACTACGTCCCGTCGAGGGAGGAGATCTACAGGATGGCGAACGCGGGCAGGGTGAACAACCTGCGGGACAGGGCGGTGATCCTCTTCCTCTACGCGTCGGGGCTTCGCCAGGGCACGCTCAGGGGACTGCGGTACGTGGACGTCAGGGAGGAGCTGGAGGGCGGGACGATCCCCTTGAAGGTCCCCGTCTACCCGGAGATGAAGAAGGTGGTGCCGGACGCCTGCAAGGGAGCGGTCCCGTACTACACGTTCATCACGAAGGAGGCGGCGGATGAGCTGAAGGTCTACCTCGCCGAGGTCCAGGCGCAGGCTGGGAAGCTGACGGACGGGGACGTCCTCTTCAACGGGTGGAAGCACAACCGACCCATACGGGAGAATCGCGGGCCGATGGGAAGGTCGACGATGGAGCGGATCGTCAAGGAGGCGGCGCTGCGGGCGGGGATAGAAAGATGGGCCGACGTCCACCCCCACTGCCTGCGAAAGGCCTTCGAGAGCGTCCTGCGGGAGGAGAACAGCGACGGGAGGAGGCTGGACACCAAGACGCAGGAGTTCCTGATGGGGCACATACTCCCCGGGGCCCAGGAGAACTACTACGACAGGAGCAAGGTGGAGTGGCTGAGGAAGGAGTACGCGAAGTTGGACTTCTCGGCCACTCCTTCTTTCAGCAGGGGGGAGGTGCTTGGGGCAATCAGGAGGGAGATGCTGGCGACGAGGTACTCCGAGGAAGAGCTGGGCCAGATGGGTGACCTGTCGGGGCTGACTACGGAGCAGTTCGTGGAGGCCCTCAACAGGAAGGCGCTCAGCCGCCAGAAGGTCGTCCCGGCTGGGGAGGTCAGGGCGATGGTAGAGGAGGGCTGGGAGTACGTCGCGCAGCTCCCCGACGGCAGCGTGATCATGAGGCTGGCGGGGTCAAGGCCCCAGCTCAGAGCGGAGTAG
- a CDS encoding transposase — translation MTYQVLCSTCGCTLYSGFSLRNPADVLKPLGFRCKKCGAKLSRDHFKVDVWRSEDVITSAEQPQLLPFAQAPK, via the coding sequence TTGACATATCAGGTTCTATGTTCAACATGCGGTTGCACACTCTACTCCGGGTTCAGCCTTAGGAACCCAGCGGACGTCCTGAAGCCGTTGGGCTTCAGGTGCAAGAAGTGCGGAGCGAAGCTCTCGAGAGATCATTTCAAGGTCGATGTTTGGAGGTCGGAGGATGTCATTACGTCGGCGGAGCAGCCGCAGCTTCTTCCATTCGCTCAGGCACCGAAGTGA
- a CDS encoding DNA-binding protein → MHRLSAGSSPAEEKASGPAKGPLVGMGSRVPPESQGQAGRPPPNHIYVGTKRPMMDYAMMVLMRLTEFSEVVVKARGMAISRTVDVAEVVTKRLGSGQFKIQSIRIGTDTVLDEAGNPRDISTIEVIISKAQ, encoded by the coding sequence ATGCACCGATTGTCGGCCGGCTCTTCGCCCGCTGAGGAGAAGGCTTCGGGGCCTGCCAAGGGGCCACTCGTCGGAATGGGTTCGCGCGTTCCACCCGAGTCGCAGGGCCAAGCCGGCAGGCCTCCTCCGAACCACATCTATGTCGGAACAAAGAGGCCGATGATGGATTACGCTATGATGGTGCTTATGCGACTGACAGAGTTTAGCGAGGTGGTGGTGAAGGCCAGGGGGATGGCGATCAGCAGAACTGTGGACGTGGCTGAGGTGGTCACGAAGAGGCTCGGTTCAGGTCAGTTCAAAATCCAGAGCATTCGCATAGGTACCGATACTGTCTTGGACGAGGCCGGGAATCCAAGGGACATCTCGACCATAGAGGTCATCATCAGCAAGGCGCAGTGA
- a CDS encoding IS1 family transposase, with translation MRRVLDVHRIQKGGSDDEGERYVSVVQNPETKLWVSKHTGGREREDWLATIYDMDSRLDHSHPLPLIVSDNWDPIKDAVEEAYGVEYLPVHDGRGRPYSKSRFAPRPDLKYAQVVKVRDQHGNLKSVETMIVHGDPVDVRASLILSGSRSIATSSVERQNLSVRNYGKRFARKTICFSKDGEYLASYIEMLQAWFNFIKPHRSLRVKNPDGSYTRRTPAMAQGLANRPLTWQDVLRWRCN, from the coding sequence GTGCGACGAGTTCTGGACGTACATCGCATCCAAAAGGGGGGTTCGGATGACGAAGGCGAGAGGTACGTCTCCGTAGTCCAGAACCCGGAGACGAAGCTCTGGGTCTCCAAGCACACCGGAGGAAGGGAGAGGGAGGACTGGCTCGCCACAATCTACGACATGGACTCCAGGCTCGACCACTCCCATCCTTTGCCGCTGATAGTCTCGGACAACTGGGACCCGATCAAGGATGCGGTCGAGGAGGCGTACGGCGTGGAGTACCTCCCCGTTCACGACGGAAGGGGAAGGCCATATTCGAAGAGCAGGTTCGCGCCAAGGCCTGACCTGAAGTACGCCCAGGTGGTGAAGGTGAGGGACCAGCACGGCAACCTGAAGAGCGTGGAGACCATGATTGTCCACGGAGACCCAGTGGACGTCAGGGCATCGCTCATCCTCTCTGGCTCGAGGAGCATAGCCACGTCATCGGTCGAGAGGCAGAACCTGTCAGTGAGGAATTACGGGAAGAGGTTCGCCAGGAAGACGATCTGCTTCTCGAAGGACGGGGAGTATCTCGCGTCATACATCGAGATGCTCCAGGCGTGGTTCAACTTCATCAAGCCTCACAGGAGCTTGAGGGTGAAGAACCCAGACGGGTCGTACACGCGTAGAACACCGGCGATGGCCCAGGGGCTGGCGAACAGGCCGCTGACGTGGCAGGATGTCCTCAGATGGAGGTGCAACTAA
- a CDS encoding winged helix DNA-binding protein encodes MSEQAEAKIYLTHFPVQSFLEADALSKESTWTILENIRKAGARGVSADEISKALNLPSSVVYSTLKELRRLEFVFVYPREKKRRNERKKRYVCERATWGKYGINPDFLTALKLEGEVYKTNEKLTPILLEVLGNVYEDFEKKTQLKMFLPRAREENICPKCDRSHEAMEFFYAILLKAMDSFITESDEFRHFLTQRGFSR; translated from the coding sequence ATGTCTGAGCAAGCTGAAGCCAAGATCTACTTGACGCACTTCCCCGTCCAGTCCTTCCTAGAAGCGGACGCATTGTCCAAGGAAAGTACTTGGACGATTTTGGAGAACATAAGGAAGGCTGGTGCGAGAGGAGTTTCAGCGGACGAAATATCCAAGGCGCTTAATCTCCCCAGTAGCGTTGTCTACTCTACGCTCAAGGAGCTTCGCCGACTTGAATTTGTGTTTGTCTATCCACGAGAGAAGAAGCGAAGAAACGAGAGGAAAAAGAGGTATGTGTGTGAAAGAGCGACCTGGGGCAAATACGGAATCAATCCCGACTTCCTCACAGCTCTAAAGCTGGAAGGAGAGGTCTACAAGACCAATGAAAAATTGACGCCGATCCTGTTAGAAGTACTTGGCAACGTGTACGAAGACTTTGAGAAAAAGACGCAACTCAAGATGTTCCTGCCTAGGGCGCGGGAGGAGAACATCTGCCCTAAATGTGACAGAAGCCATGAAGCAATGGAGTTCTTCTATGCCATTCTGCTGAAAGCAATGGACAGCTTCATAACCGAATCTGACGAATTCAGACACTTCCTGACGCAGAGGGGTTTTTCGCGTTGA
- a CDS encoding SRPBCC family protein — MATWVQAHALHVEVSRVVKAPRERVFSAYTDFKAIPRWSGQVTVLRVVGREGDTVHVERGSPSGGRPRVSAANLMLSPFSLALMMYHVLLSSSFMFFL; from the coding sequence ATGGCCACGTGGGTCCAGGCGCACGCATTGCACGTCGAGGTCTCCCGAGTGGTGAAGGCTCCGCGGGAGAGGGTCTTCTCGGCGTACACCGACTTCAAAGCAATACCGCGGTGGTCTGGCCAAGTGACAGTTCTGAGGGTGGTCGGCAGGGAAGGGGACACGGTTCACGTGGAGAGAGGAAGCCCTTCTGGCGGAAGGCCGCGTGTTTCTGCCGCGAACCTTATGCTCTCGCCCTTCTCCCTGGCCCTGATGATGTATCATGTCTTGTTATCGTCAAGCTTCATGTTCTTCCTGTAA
- a CDS encoding mechanosensitive ion channel family protein has product MGIIIGVGIVVIHLFSNFRKTFSEYANAHFVALVQMLIIIITSLFVLFAVLNTLEVPPNTLLVGGGFLSIVIGLIVSTLFGNIIAGAVLLTTYPFKVGDNVIVNNVTGRILEITSFYTRILNTSGSETVIPNAAIIQGTAVVSKLSADDSSLSTRLHYSVGDKIYTNYIGGEGTVVEITPLHTKVHLDSGRVARIPNNSIFSGAVQIATVGAKSGALTLTLKVDGNAEKAIEAMKVVAGRDKSVYKSPPAVLYSSLDGSIVELKVSCEVDPSRLEEARSSLLRAAYSASHQS; this is encoded by the coding sequence GTGGGAATCATCATCGGCGTAGGGATTGTCGTAATTCACCTCTTCAGCAATTTCAGGAAGACCTTCAGCGAATACGCTAACGCGCACTTTGTGGCACTCGTCCAGATGTTGATAATCATCATAACCTCTCTCTTCGTGTTGTTCGCGGTCCTGAACACACTCGAAGTTCCTCCCAATACCCTTCTCGTCGGTGGAGGATTTCTATCAATTGTCATCGGCTTGATCGTATCAACACTGTTCGGGAACATCATCGCTGGTGCGGTTCTACTCACCACATACCCCTTCAAGGTGGGGGATAACGTGATAGTCAACAATGTGACTGGGAGAATCCTGGAGATAACTAGCTTCTACACCAGAATACTGAACACTTCTGGCAGCGAGACGGTGATTCCCAACGCAGCGATAATTCAAGGCACAGCGGTTGTCTCAAAATTGTCGGCTGACGATTCCTCGCTCTCGACTCGCCTGCACTACTCCGTCGGCGACAAAATATACACCAACTACATCGGTGGCGAGGGAACCGTGGTGGAGATAACACCATTGCATACGAAGGTTCATCTGGACAGTGGGAGAGTCGCGAGGATTCCAAACAACAGCATCTTCTCGGGAGCGGTTCAGATCGCTACGGTGGGCGCCAAGTCTGGTGCCCTCACACTGACTCTAAAAGTTGATGGTAACGCCGAGAAGGCCATCGAGGCGATGAAGGTTGTTGCGGGAAGGGACAAGTCTGTCTACAAATCGCCTCCAGCAGTGCTTTACTCCTCGCTTGACGGTTCGATTGTGGAACTTAAGGTCTCGTGCGAGGTGGATCCGTCCAGGTTAGAGGAGGCGAGGAGCTCGCTTCTCAGAGCCGCCTATTCGGCGTCTCATCAATCCTAG
- a CDS encoding metalloregulator ArsR/SmtB family transcription factor: MVNEIESLLLARIEKTMPGRPSCEGMPPSAWVEELRQVVSEASKEGEASVLSQFFRALGDPVRVKIVTLLARKGELCACEVQAGIDQIQSLTSHHMNVLRRAHIIRARKEGRWMYYSLEEGMTELLLRARQILKVRNMDE, translated from the coding sequence ATGGTAAACGAGATCGAAAGTCTCCTCCTGGCGAGAATCGAGAAGACGATGCCGGGAAGGCCGTCATGCGAGGGGATGCCTCCATCGGCTTGGGTTGAGGAGTTGCGTCAGGTTGTCTCGGAAGCATCCAAGGAAGGCGAAGCTTCGGTCCTTTCGCAATTCTTCAGAGCGCTTGGCGACCCGGTTCGCGTGAAGATTGTGACCCTTCTGGCAAGGAAAGGGGAGCTCTGTGCCTGCGAGGTTCAGGCCGGAATTGACCAGATACAATCGCTGACGTCTCACCACATGAACGTGCTCAGGAGGGCTCACATCATCAGGGCAAGAAAGGAAGGAAGATGGATGTATTACAGTCTTGAAGAAGGAATGACTGAGTTGCTACTTCGGGCTAGACAGATTCTGAAGGTACGCAATATGGATGAGTGA